The following coding sequences are from one Streptomyces sp. NBC_01232 window:
- a CDS encoding glycosyltransferase family 4 protein, whose protein sequence is MNPRTVAVVAPYYPPHLGGVEQYAARVARAVHDAPGLDAVVLTSRPGLRTRTSVEDGVRVVRLGSWLRLSNTPLSPLWPLQVRYWLRRTGADVVHAHAPVPGLGDIAVAVAGGRPAVLTYHAGSMLKGGPGTGAADRLIGVYERRVLPRVFARARALVAVSPVSLAAGRPGALEISPGVDTGRFTPGSPPSTRPPTLLYVGRMDRSSAWKGVDVLVRSLAEVPGARLRLVGGGDAVAGHLDLAASLGLADRVTAAGELTGPDLVRAVREAAVLVLPSVTEAESFGMVLVEAMACGTPVVGSRVGGIPYVVEDGRTGLLVPPGDPGALAGACRRLLEDGALADRLGEAGLRSARERFSWDGLLARYVALFRSL, encoded by the coding sequence GTGAACCCCCGCACCGTGGCGGTCGTCGCCCCCTACTACCCGCCGCACCTCGGGGGAGTCGAGCAGTACGCGGCCCGGGTCGCCCGGGCCGTGCACGACGCGCCCGGTCTCGACGCGGTCGTCCTCACCAGCCGCCCCGGGCTGCGCACCCGTACCTCCGTCGAGGACGGGGTGCGGGTCGTCCGGCTCGGCTCCTGGCTCCGGCTGTCCAACACCCCCCTGAGTCCCCTGTGGCCGCTCCAGGTGCGGTACTGGCTGCGCCGCACCGGCGCCGACGTGGTCCACGCCCACGCCCCCGTACCGGGCCTCGGCGACATCGCCGTGGCCGTGGCCGGAGGCCGCCCCGCCGTGCTCACCTATCACGCGGGCTCGATGCTCAAGGGCGGCCCCGGCACCGGCGCCGCGGACCGCCTCATCGGCGTGTACGAACGCCGCGTGCTGCCCCGGGTGTTCGCACGGGCCCGCGCCCTGGTCGCCGTGTCCCCGGTCTCGCTGGCCGCCGGACGGCCGGGAGCACTGGAGATCAGCCCGGGTGTCGACACCGGCCGGTTCACGCCGGGTTCGCCGCCCTCCACCCGCCCCCCGACGCTCCTGTACGTCGGCCGCATGGACCGGTCCTCGGCATGGAAGGGGGTCGACGTCCTCGTCCGCTCCCTGGCCGAAGTACCCGGGGCCCGGCTGCGCCTGGTCGGCGGCGGCGACGCGGTCGCCGGCCACCTCGACCTGGCCGCGTCCCTCGGCCTCGCGGACCGGGTCACCGCGGCGGGCGAACTGACCGGACCCGACCTCGTCCGGGCGGTCCGCGAAGCGGCGGTGCTGGTACTGCCCTCCGTCACCGAGGCCGAGTCGTTCGGCATGGTCCTCGTGGAGGCGATGGCCTGCGGCACCCCCGTGGTCGGCTCGCGGGTCGGCGGCATCCCGTACGTCGTCGAGGACGGGCGGACCGGTCTGCTCGTGCCTCCCGGCGACCCCGGCGCCCTGGCGGGGGCCTGCCGACGCCTCCTGGAGGACGGCGCCCTGGCGGACCGGCTGGGCGAGGCGGGGCTGCGCAGCGCGCGCGAACGGTTCTCCTGGGACGGCCTGCTGGCCCGGTACGTGGCACTGTTCCGCTCACTGTGA
- a CDS encoding cellulase family glycosylhydrolase yields MVGHSSTRQRLVVAFVSFVLATAATVVAAASSTGPASEADARSAGGFQRPPEPPKEHDLRLGLSYGDTLTWKSDDGLAAALNDAVGLGTTWIRVDLSWNNIQPDSPRTYQWQRFDRIVKAARERNLDVLATVAYTPGWARAASCTGHRPTCPPADPKKFAAFAKLAALRYAPQGVHTWEVWNEPNLPQFWHPKPDAKAYTTLLKSTVASLREADPTAYVLMGGLAAVGTWESIKYVSHVDFLEQVCRLGGNKVVDALSYHPYAWPQLPHDGKVFKEISSAGENLVGVAERHGTPGIPVWLTETGAPTNGPGNAAADEKSRTENITHVTEQLQARIATDTVPTAAKEKYVAAAFWFAHQDTATGNDKSHSKYYGLRRYDGSAKPAFAALRAAIEEYVKKQPR; encoded by the coding sequence ATGGTGGGGCACTCAAGTACACGTCAGCGGCTCGTCGTCGCCTTCGTCTCGTTCGTCCTGGCGACCGCCGCGACGGTCGTGGCGGCGGCTTCGTCGACGGGTCCGGCGTCCGAGGCGGACGCACGCTCCGCCGGCGGATTCCAACGGCCCCCCGAGCCGCCCAAGGAGCACGACCTGCGACTCGGCCTCTCCTACGGTGACACCCTCACCTGGAAGTCCGACGACGGCCTGGCCGCCGCCCTCAACGACGCGGTGGGCCTGGGCACCACATGGATCCGGGTGGACCTGTCCTGGAACAACATCCAGCCGGACAGCCCGCGCACCTACCAGTGGCAGCGCTTCGACCGGATCGTCAAGGCCGCCCGCGAACGCAACCTCGACGTCCTCGCCACGGTCGCCTACACCCCCGGGTGGGCACGGGCCGCGTCCTGCACCGGGCACCGGCCCACGTGCCCGCCGGCCGACCCCAAGAAGTTCGCCGCGTTCGCGAAGCTCGCCGCCCTGCGCTACGCGCCCCAGGGCGTGCACACGTGGGAGGTCTGGAACGAGCCCAACCTCCCCCAGTTCTGGCACCCCAAGCCGGACGCGAAGGCGTACACGACCCTGCTGAAGTCCACCGTCGCCTCGCTGCGCGAAGCCGACCCGACGGCGTACGTGCTGATGGGCGGTCTGGCGGCCGTCGGCACCTGGGAGTCGATCAAGTACGTCTCCCACGTGGACTTCCTGGAACAGGTCTGCCGGCTCGGCGGGAACAAGGTGGTCGACGCGCTCAGCTACCACCCCTACGCCTGGCCCCAGCTCCCGCACGACGGCAAGGTGTTCAAGGAGATCAGCAGCGCCGGGGAGAACCTGGTCGGCGTCGCCGAGCGGCACGGAACACCCGGCATACCGGTGTGGCTGACGGAGACGGGTGCGCCGACCAACGGTCCCGGCAACGCCGCCGCCGACGAGAAGTCGCGGACTGAGAACATCACGCACGTCACCGAGCAGCTCCAGGCGCGGATCGCCACCGACACCGTGCCGACCGCCGCGAAGGAGAAGTACGTGGCGGCCGCCTTCTGGTTCGCCCATCAGGACACGGCCACCGGAAACGACAAGAGCCACTCCAAGTACTACGGGCTGCGCCGCTACGACGGTTCCGCGAAGCCCGCGTTCGCCGCGCTCCGGGCGGCCATCGAGGAGTACGTGAAGAAGCAGCCCCGGTAG